The region TATCAGAAGAGAGCCGAGGGCTATCTTGAAAAAGGAGATATGGAAGATAAGCCAGATACTGGTAAATATAGGGGTAAGGGTCCTGATCTCGGGCGAGAAAAAAATACCGAGCGCCATCGCAAGGAAAGTCGCGGGAATGACAATTATACTTGCGCGGCTGATGACCGGGAAATATCTTCTAAACACGAGGAAGACCGATATCATGATCCATGCGTCCGATACCAGCACCTCATTGCGGGTGATATACGGGCCGTGCCCGGTGATTGTCCACCAGAAACCTATGCCGATACTGTGTACGAGCAGACCGGCGTACACCATGCGGTAGCCGTTACGCTCAACGTTTTCCTTTCTGAAGATGATGCCGTAGGCATTCAATACGCCGGCGATTATGTACATAAGGACAGCCAGCCAGAGCAGCCCGGTATAAACAGCGAAATTATTCATGTCTCTTTCTCCAGTGCGAGTTTATTTTTCAACTGTCCCAATTCTTCAGAATACAGCTCGGCAAATTCGACCGCCTTCCATGACAGGGACAGCTTGTCTCCATGAGTGAACAATATTATCTCCCTTGGCGGCAGAAAGTAATGCGCAAACGCGCCAAGTATTATTATAAAAAATCCAAAGAAAATTCCGGGCATTCCGGTTATGTCCACAAAAATTATCCCGGTCCACTTCCGCACGTCAAGGACCTTTACGCGGTATCCGCTTACATAAGCTGTTTCACCGCGCGTTAATGAACTCTGCTCCGATATATTATCACCATCCTTGGTCCTTATGACAAGAAGGGGGTTTGTTCCCTCGATGGATTTTTTGACCGCGTCGGCGAAGTACTTTGTCTGAAGCAGACTGTTTGTCCCCGGCAGTATAAAATCCTGGTAGCTGGCAAGCTCCAGGCTTTCGGGATGAATGAGCTCAAGTATCATTTTATGTATTTTATTTTCTTTGTCTTCCAATTCGATAAAAAAGGCATGTCCGAAATCAAGCGTCTGATAAATACTGACACCTCTGTATTTCCCCATTGTGTTCACTGATAGCGACTGCTTGGACGCTTCATTGTTGTCTTTGATGACAGTGATATCCGATGATATTTGCCGCACACGAAAATTGTCCCAGAAAACGGGCGCTGTTTTATCGAGCCGCACGGAAAACGGCAGGACAAAATCTGATGCCAGAAGGCCGTTCTCCTGGACTATCCATGGGGTGTCCGGTTTAAAGGTCTCACCCTCCACGAGATTCACCTTGCCTCTTTGCTGGGTCAGGGCAATGAAGAATGACGACGCTATCACAATGGTGATCCCCGCGTGAAGCAGGAAATTGCCCCAGTGTCCCCAGGGATTTTTTATGAATTTTACTGCACCTTCCGTCTCAGTGACCTTTGAATATCTGAAACTCTTTATCAGTTCTTCCGCTTTGCTCCTGCTGACGGAAACGCTCATGCTGCTGCTGTCCGAAGGGGTGATGCGGAAGGTCTTCTTCCGCGAGCCGGAGAACTGCTCTATTGTAGATACCAGAAGCGCGAGAAAAAGCAGGGACAGGATTATTCCAAACCAGACAGTTGTGAAAATATGGTCCAATCCGTACCACTCATACCTGCTCCTCAAGAAGGGATGGGCCTCTTCCCATTTCACTACCTTGTCAATGCCGAGAAGAAATTTCTGGGGAAAATACGTGCTCATTGCCACCGCGGTAATGTTGAGAATTATCAGGGCGGCGACAACTCCGCGTGACAGGATATATTTTTTTATCGTTCCGTAGATCGCGGGCATTTTCATTTCAGGGTCTCTTGAGTCATGTGCAGTAATAGTATATTCGATGTCAGGGCAAAAAAAAACCGGGGCGAGCGCCCCGGTTTTTTAGAAGTCAGGTTACCACCTGTTTGTTGTAGAGATTGTCAGGTTGTGCCTGGTGTCACAGGTGACGTTACAGTTTGTGCTTGAGCTGCTGTATCCGGTCGGAGTCGCTGCCTTTACAAAGGCCTCCAGGTAGATAGTCCCGGTGCCATTGCCGGCTGGCCAATAACGCGCCGGGAGTCCTGTGCCGGTCCCGTTGGTATTGTTAGCATTTACAAATCTCGGCATCTTTCCGCCGTGCGGTACCCTTATGTGACAATTTACACATGCGGCAGAGCTGTGGTTGCCCTGAGAGTGTACGTTGTTTGCAGTATTCGCACTCGGATGACAGTTGAGACAGAAGAGACCGTTCGCTGTGCCGCTGCTTGTTGCCTTATTGGACAGCGTGCGGAAACCTGTGGTCCCGGAGGTCCCGTTGCTTGTTGATGCCGTGTACGGCCATGCCTGGTTCGGGCCCTTAAGCATCCACTTCACAGATGAACCGTGAGGTCCGCTCTGGTTGGTCAGGCTTGAATCATGACAATCCGTACAGGTCATTATCGCTCCCGGGGCCCATGCTGTCCATGTGCCGCCGGCGCTTGTGCATGTTGCTGAGGTTGTATTCTGCGGCAATGAACATCTTCCGCCTGCAAGCTGGGCTGCTATTAAACGGCTGCCTGTTGCAAGGGCAGTCCCTATCGGATGCCTTGCGGTGTTGCCTGTGTTGAACTCAAGACCAAGGTCTGTCATCTGCGCTGCGCCTGTGCCAAGGCCAACTGCTGACTGGCCGGTTGAATGGCACTTGTAGCACAACTGGTACTCAGCCGTGATCGTTGCTGCTGCTCCGTATGTCGGTGCTACCCAGTTTGCGCCTGCAACTGATACGGGCCTTCCGATGCTTCCTGTAAGTACGCCGGCAAGTGTCGTTCCGTTGGCATGATTGCCGGTGACTGCTGTGTGCTGATCGTGGCAATCAAGACACTTTACCGTGCTGTGTCTGCCTGTGGTCAGGTCAAAGGCGCTCTTTATAGCGTCTACCGCTCCGTTAGCAGGCGTGTTGCCGTGACAGTTGTAGCAGAAGTTGGTTGCTGCTGTGACCGTGTCGTTAACGTTGTACGTGTAACGTAAGAGCTTGGCCAGGCTGGAGCCGTGAGCATTAATTCCTGCTGTGTCTCCATGACATGCCAGACACTTGTTGGTGTTGGCCGCTCCGCTGTGGGCCACTGTTCCAATGGTCCATCCGATGTTGACAGGGGAGTGTGTATCGCCTGAGCCTGCCTGGTTGAACGGTGTCGCTCCATACAGGGTGCTGCCGTTTGCATCGTGACAGCTTACGCAGAAGGCTTCTGCCGAGCTGCCTGTTCCGTTGTAGATAATGCCAGCGCCTGTATCCTGGTTCTTCAGGTACGCGCTTACGCCGTCACCGTATGTGGTGTGGTTTGTCTGGTCGTGACATACGATACATGCATCCTGGTTTACAATCTGCGATGAAGCAGTTGCGCCAAGCACATGGTGCGATGTCTTTACAAAGTCACCGGTGCCGGGTGTTGATTCCACTATCTGGCGTCTCCTTGTGTCTGATGAGCCCGCAGGAGGCGTGCTGTTGTGACACTGTAAGCAGTTGCCTGACGGCTGGAACCCTGCATCGTGGAAATGACAGGATGTACATTTCGCTCCGTCATTGTGTGACTGTCCACCGGGTGCAACGCCGTCTGCCTGGTGATGGTTGGTCTGCGTATGACATGTGTTACACAGATAGTTCGCAGTTGTC is a window of Nitrospirota bacterium DNA encoding:
- the ccsA gene encoding cytochrome c biogenesis protein CcsA, whose amino-acid sequence is MNNFAVYTGLLWLAVLMYIIAGVLNAYGIIFRKENVERNGYRMVYAGLLVHSIGIGFWWTITGHGPYITRNEVLVSDAWIMISVFLVFRRYFPVISRASIIVIPATFLAMALGIFFSPEIRTLTPIFTSIWLIFHISFFKIALGSLLIALAFSIFYILKTRTRSKWLQSLPELKIIDLYAYRFSGFGFIFWAVAVLAGSIWAHQSWGRYWGWDPVETWALIAWVFWGFYLHMRRFFNWSGEKAAYLLIACFTISLIALFYTSHLETAIHLEYFK
- a CDS encoding cytochrome c biogenesis protein ResB — encoded protein: MKMPAIYGTIKKYILSRGVVAALIILNITAVAMSTYFPQKFLLGIDKVVKWEEAHPFLRSRYEWYGLDHIFTTVWFGIILSLLFLALLVSTIEQFSGSRKKTFRITPSDSSSMSVSVSRSKAEELIKSFRYSKVTETEGAVKFIKNPWGHWGNFLLHAGITIVIASSFFIALTQQRGKVNLVEGETFKPDTPWIVQENGLLASDFVLPFSVRLDKTAPVFWDNFRVRQISSDITVIKDNNEASKQSLSVNTMGKYRGVSIYQTLDFGHAFFIELEDKENKIHKMILELIHPESLELASYQDFILPGTNSLLQTKYFADAVKKSIEGTNPLLVIRTKDGDNISEQSSLTRGETAYVSGYRVKVLDVRKWTGIIFVDITGMPGIFFGFFIIILGAFAHYFLPPREIILFTHGDKLSLSWKAVEFAELYSEELGQLKNKLALEKET